CGTAACCTGGGAACCACGAAGGCCGACGGAGCGGTCAATCAACTGAGTCTTGAGCCAAGCCCGCCGTCGATTTCATCGGGTGGCGACAGGGCCCCTTTGTTGGGGGTAATGCAAGTCAAAGTTAGTCATGTGCCGCTCATGCCAAAAGGGGTGGAGAGAGTTTCCATCTCAACTTAGACCTTACCTATCCAAGCGCGAGCGCGCGAGCCTGCGAACCTACCGGTGGCTTGTGTGCGTTGCGAGTAAGCACGCCAAGCAAGAAACAGTATCGTAGCAGCGCCACCTGCATGTATGTGCACAGTCTTCCGCATTCTCGCCCGCTGCTTGTTGGTCTGGGCAGGCAATGCATGTCCTGCACGCGGGCAGCCGAGACATGGCTCAACCTATGGACGCGGGAGGGAGCTGACGATCGGGCTCCATCTCGTGTTGTCGCCTACACGCGGCCTGAAACGGCTCTGAATGCACGTTCCACTGGGTGCTCTTCGCTCTGCCGCCATCACGAATAAGCCCAAGAAGGGTGCTGATCACGGCTCAGATCTCAGGGCGGTACTTACATTAGGCTTTCCGATGACAACCCAAGCTATAGAGGCTTCTGTCTTGCTGCCGTGCACCCGCCGCTCCACACGTGCGTGCCTGCTCTTGGCGGAATGATGGTTTGCGAACATCTGATCTGGTCTTGAAGCTTCAAGTATTGCACTGTCTTGGCAGGCGGAGCCATTTTTGACTTGGCCTTTTGGCGGATCGTCTACTAGTCCTAGTCATCCATAAGCTCTGCTAGTTcagcttcctcctccgctgTCAACAGACCCTCTCCACTGCCATCGTTGGATTTCTCTTCGCTGTTTGACTTGGGTGGCTCCTCGATCTCCTTGACTAAAGAGTCCAGTTCGGTCTTCGCAAGAGGCCATGTGCGAATCGTGCGGTCGATACTAACGCTGCAAATACTTTGCGGCTGTCCATAGGCATTCTGCAGTAATACCATGTCCGTGACCTCCTCATAGTGTCCTACGAGGGTGCAATACAGCTTCCCCGTAGCTTTGTCCCAGACCTTGACGTTTTCGTCTCGTCCGGCCGTCACGACCCACTGCTCAGTCACCAACACGGCACGGACGTAGTCGCCATGCAAGAAGGTGTCCTCGGCCACGAAATTCCGAGACCTTGCAAGACACTTGGCTGTGCCGTCGGCGCTTGCCGTCCACAGGTccacatcgccgccctcgtcgttcGTCTCGAACAGAAGCTTGTACACACTCGTGTCGTGCTCCTCAATAGTGAGGCGCTCCGCGTCGGGCCGATCATGAAACGACTCAGCTATCTGTTCGTGCCCATCGGCGGTGACCTTCCATCGCCGGATGTGTGGATCACTGCTCGCACAGACAAGTacgagctggtcgagcgTGCTCAAGACGGGGTCCGTCGCAAGATGCTGCACGGCGAGTAATGTTGTCGTCGGGTCTTGGATGGTATGTATCCGCCGGCCAGTGTCGACGTCCCAGACCATGATCTTCTTGTCTGCGCCGCCACTTATCAGGATGTCCCTACCCGAGAGACGGGCAGTGATGACGCTCTTGACAAAGTCCGAATGGCCGCTGTATTTCCGTCTGGGCTGCATTGTTTCGATGTCCCAGGACCATATGTCCTTGTCCCATGAGCCTGCGAAGATAGTCTTGCTCTCGGCACCCCCCACGGCCAAACATGTGACCGGTGCCCGAGGTCCTCGGTAGGTGCTTGTTACTTGCGAAGACTGCGCTGCCGTGTTAGGGGCATTCAAGGTGTTGCTCAGGAAGAGCTTGCATCAGGGACGTACCTCAAGGTTCACGCGACGAACGTAGCCCGCAGACTCGGCGATGAATATCGATGCCAGGGGTGAGGCGGGATCCGAGACGGCTGCCAAGATCTTGGACTTCATTTCTACGGGATTGCCATGCTTGTTGCTCGCCTTGGCAGCCTTTCTCTCTCGCTGGGCCTGCGAGGCGCTGCCAAATAAGACTCTGATCAGAAATGTCGGTGCCTGTCAGTCAAGTGATGGCATCACTCACTCGGTCTCGAAGAAGTGGTCCCTGTCGGCGGActgcatggcggcggggttGCAACGGCGGATTGCCTGAAGCCGTCTCTGGCACCTTACTGTGCGAGTATGTTCTCTGCAGGAAGCCCCTACTGGAAGCCCGAGATTCGCCAA
The genomic region above belongs to Purpureocillium takamizusanense chromosome 5, complete sequence and contains:
- a CDS encoding uncharacterized protein (COG:S~EggNog:ENOG503Q4M4); its protein translation is MQSADRDHFFETDASQAQRERKAAKASNKHGNPVEMKSKILAAVSDPASPLASIFIAESAGYVRRVNLESSQVTSTYRGPRAPVTCLAVGGAESKTIFAGSWDKDIWSWDIETMQPRRKYSGHSDFVKSVITARLSGRDILISGGADKKIMVWDVDTGRRIHTIQDPTTTLLAVQHLATDPVLSTLDQLVLVCASSDPHIRRWKVTADGHEQIAESFHDRPDAERLTIEEHDTSVYKLLFETNDEGGDVDLWTASADGTAKCLARSRNFVAEDTFLHGDYVRAVLVTEQWVVTAGRDENVKVWDKATGKLYCTLVGHYEEVTDMVLLQNAYGQPQSICSVSIDRTIRTWPLAKTELDSLVKEIEEPPKSNSEEKSNDGSGEGLLTAEEEAELAELMDD